Proteins from a genomic interval of Arthrobacter sp. CAN_C5:
- a CDS encoding GMC family oxidoreductase produces the protein MSNETAEHFDSAHFGLDDGSVVVIIGSGAGGGTLAHELTAKGIKVVVLEAGGHIKHDEYINHEWESFNQMAWLDPRTTSGTWRIARDFPNLPAWLVKAVGGTTTHWSGATPRFKAHEFKTRSTYGRIDGANLLDWPITLDDLAPYYDKAEQKIGSTHRHGRPAMPANNNYKVLAAGAERIGYRHYATGPYGTNAEPYDGRPASIQDGFNFQGDKNKSKWSTLVSEIPKALRTGKLDLRPNCHAVQITHTPEGTVDSVMYIDDAGNLQRQQARLVAVAGNSIETPRLLLLSGSPLFPDGLANSSGQLGRNYMRHTTGSVYAKFDKPVHMYRGETMAGLVADESRHDVDRGFSGGYYLETIALGPAFLASFADPGAWGPNFASLLDDYENTAGLWIVGEDMPQETNRVTLNTSVTDRLGLPVPNVHFDDHPNDTAMRNHGYHQASLLYEAVGALSSHHTPPYPSTHNMGTARMSERPEDGVVNQWGQTHDVKNLFVSDGSQFTTGAAANPTLTIVALAIRQAEYIAEQLATSAL, from the coding sequence ATGAGCAACGAGACCGCTGAACACTTTGACAGCGCACACTTCGGCCTGGACGACGGCTCGGTGGTCGTCATCATCGGCTCCGGGGCGGGCGGCGGCACCCTGGCCCACGAACTCACCGCGAAGGGCATCAAGGTGGTGGTCCTCGAAGCGGGCGGCCACATCAAGCACGACGAGTACATCAACCACGAGTGGGAATCGTTCAACCAGATGGCCTGGCTGGACCCGCGGACGACGTCGGGCACCTGGCGGATTGCGCGCGACTTCCCGAATCTGCCCGCCTGGCTGGTGAAGGCAGTGGGCGGCACCACCACCCACTGGTCCGGCGCCACCCCGCGGTTCAAGGCCCACGAGTTCAAGACCCGCAGCACCTACGGGCGGATCGACGGCGCCAACCTGCTGGACTGGCCCATCACCCTCGACGATCTGGCACCGTATTACGACAAGGCCGAGCAGAAAATCGGCAGCACCCACCGCCACGGGCGCCCGGCGATGCCCGCCAACAACAACTACAAGGTGCTCGCGGCTGGCGCCGAGCGGATCGGTTACCGGCATTACGCCACCGGTCCGTACGGCACCAACGCCGAACCCTACGATGGCCGGCCCGCCTCCATCCAGGACGGCTTCAACTTCCAGGGCGACAAGAACAAGTCCAAATGGTCCACCCTGGTGTCCGAAATCCCGAAGGCACTGCGCACCGGGAAGCTGGACCTCCGCCCGAACTGCCACGCCGTGCAAATCACCCACACCCCCGAAGGCACCGTGGACAGCGTCATGTACATCGACGACGCCGGGAACCTCCAACGCCAGCAGGCTCGCCTCGTGGCGGTGGCTGGAAACTCGATCGAGACGCCGCGCCTGCTGCTGCTCTCCGGGTCTCCCCTGTTCCCGGATGGGCTGGCCAACTCCTCCGGCCAGCTGGGCCGGAACTACATGCGCCACACCACCGGCTCGGTGTACGCCAAGTTCGACAAGCCGGTCCACATGTACCGCGGGGAGACGATGGCCGGTCTCGTGGCTGACGAGTCACGGCACGACGTCGACCGCGGCTTCTCGGGTGGCTACTACCTCGAGACCATTGCGTTGGGTCCGGCGTTCCTGGCCAGCTTCGCGGACCCGGGAGCGTGGGGTCCGAACTTCGCGTCGTTGCTCGACGACTACGAGAACACGGCGGGTCTGTGGATTGTCGGCGAGGACATGCCGCAGGAGACCAACCGGGTCACCCTGAACACCAGCGTGACGGACCGGCTGGGCCTGCCTGTCCCGAACGTCCACTTCGACGATCACCCCAACGATACGGCGATGCGCAACCACGGCTACCATCAGGCGTCGCTACTCTACGAGGCGGTGGGCGCCCTGTCCTCGCACCACACCCCGCCGTACCCGTCGACCCACAACATGGGAACCGCACGGATGAGCGAGCGCCCGGAAGACGGCGTGGTCAATCAGTGGGGTCAGACCCACGATGTGAAGAACCTGTTCGTGTCCGACGGTTCGCAGTTCACGACGGGCGCGGCGGCCAACCCGACCCTGACCATCGTGGCGCTGGCGATCCGGCAGGCGGAGTACATCGCGGAGCAACTGGCGACGTCGGCCCTATAA
- a CDS encoding IclR family transcriptional regulator, which translates to MGRNDALTGMASVQKAFALLDVVAADERGLSAKEIATALEMPLPSVYRLLKTLVESRHLVHLKEESRYALGYKLHALDASLHRQIGTPSAVARLVLELHSRGDAAAYYAVHRGDHIVVAHVVDSPARRRITPMGFGFNDAAHATAFGKILLAGMDPTRRRAFLGRQGLPPMTSNTIRTRDELELELEKVSAGGIAVEREEFMIGSSCLGAPVRNAAGQIVGSVAVSLDAADFDRRAGRIAVLLRDTADKVGRALRATSVLPQRR; encoded by the coding sequence ATGGGACGCAACGATGCTCTGACCGGCATGGCCTCGGTGCAGAAGGCTTTTGCGCTGCTCGACGTCGTCGCCGCCGACGAGCGTGGACTGTCCGCCAAGGAAATCGCGACAGCCCTGGAGATGCCGCTCCCGAGTGTGTACCGGCTCCTGAAAACCCTGGTTGAATCACGGCATCTGGTTCATTTGAAGGAGGAGAGTCGGTACGCCCTCGGCTACAAACTGCATGCCCTGGATGCGTCGCTGCACCGCCAGATCGGAACGCCGTCGGCCGTCGCCAGGCTGGTGCTCGAACTGCATTCGAGGGGCGACGCCGCCGCCTACTATGCGGTGCACCGCGGCGATCATATTGTGGTGGCCCACGTGGTGGATTCCCCGGCCCGGCGCCGCATCACCCCCATGGGCTTCGGTTTCAACGACGCTGCGCACGCCACAGCCTTCGGCAAGATCCTTCTCGCCGGGATGGACCCCACACGGCGGCGGGCGTTCCTGGGCAGGCAAGGGCTGCCCCCCATGACGTCCAACACCATCCGGACCCGCGACGAACTGGAGCTGGAACTGGAGAAGGTCAGCGCGGGCGGCATCGCCGTCGAGCGCGAAGAGTTCATGATCGGGTCGTCCTGTCTGGGGGCGCCGGTGCGGAACGCAGCCGGGCAGATCGTTGGATCCGTTGCGGTTTCCCTCGACGCGGCGGACTTCGATCGGCGGGCGGGGCGGATCGCCGTGCTGCTGCGTGACACCGCCGACAAGGTGGGCCGTGCGCTCCGGGCCACCTCAGTGTTACCGCAGCGTCGATAG
- a CDS encoding putative quinol monooxygenase, with protein MIFIVVKFNVKPDWTDRWLDLTRQFTESTRNEPGNLWFEWSRSVENPNEFVLVEAFQDDAAGDHVNSAHFQQAMKDMPQALVETPHIISEKISADGWGRMGELTVE; from the coding sequence GTGATCTTCATCGTCGTCAAATTCAACGTCAAACCAGACTGGACCGACCGGTGGCTCGACCTCACCCGCCAGTTCACCGAGTCCACCCGCAACGAGCCCGGGAACCTGTGGTTCGAGTGGTCGCGCAGCGTCGAAAACCCCAACGAGTTCGTCCTGGTCGAAGCGTTCCAGGACGATGCCGCCGGGGACCACGTCAACAGCGCCCACTTCCAGCAGGCAATGAAGGACATGCCGCAGGCACTCGTGGAGACGCCGCACATCATCAGCGAGAAGATCTCCGCCGACGGGTGGGGTCGCATGGGTGAGCTGACCGTTGAGTAG
- a CDS encoding glycerol dehydrogenase, protein MSNPMQVRTMISPARYVQGKGAIHRVGEFLTPLGSKPLIVADDLVWGFVAHDVEASLTAAGLPTTRVGFGGVPSANEVDRLTALIAEHQTDVIVAVGGGSTIDAVKASGFASGIRWVTVPTIASTDAPTSALAVIYTDDGVFEEYRFFPRNPDLVLVDTQLVANAPASFLAAGVGDALATWLEARATTQSFANTMAGGLPTLTGTALARLSWDVLWENALPALDAVRDNVVTPALEKVVEANTLLSGLGFESGGLAAAHAIHNGLTAANQTHGLAHGQKVNIGSLTQLVLEGAPSADIRDFVEFTTRVGLPNTLTEVGLSPDDDEDLRRVAEAATVTGETIHNMPFPVGVDDLTSALKSIERLSAGIRRQAGLPEPVQYKAKH, encoded by the coding sequence ATGAGTAATCCCATGCAGGTCCGCACCATGATCAGCCCGGCCAGGTACGTCCAGGGGAAAGGCGCTATCCACCGGGTGGGCGAATTCCTCACCCCGCTGGGCAGTAAACCGTTGATCGTGGCGGACGATCTGGTCTGGGGATTCGTAGCGCACGACGTCGAAGCCTCCCTTACCGCCGCTGGTTTGCCCACCACCCGGGTGGGGTTCGGCGGGGTCCCCAGCGCCAACGAGGTCGACCGGCTGACCGCCCTGATCGCCGAACATCAGACCGACGTCATCGTGGCAGTGGGCGGCGGCAGCACCATCGACGCGGTCAAAGCCTCGGGCTTCGCATCAGGGATCCGCTGGGTCACCGTGCCGACCATCGCCTCCACCGACGCGCCCACCTCCGCTCTGGCAGTGATTTACACGGACGACGGCGTCTTCGAGGAGTACCGTTTCTTCCCCCGCAACCCGGACCTGGTGCTGGTGGACACCCAGCTGGTCGCCAACGCGCCGGCGTCGTTCCTCGCCGCCGGGGTGGGCGACGCCCTCGCCACCTGGCTTGAAGCCCGCGCAACCACCCAGTCCTTCGCCAACACCATGGCAGGCGGCCTGCCCACGTTGACCGGTACAGCCCTGGCCCGGTTGTCGTGGGACGTGCTGTGGGAAAACGCCCTGCCGGCGCTCGACGCGGTCCGCGACAACGTAGTCACCCCCGCCCTGGAGAAGGTGGTGGAGGCCAACACGTTGCTGTCCGGGCTCGGGTTCGAGTCCGGTGGGCTGGCCGCCGCCCACGCCATCCACAATGGGCTGACCGCCGCTAACCAGACCCACGGCCTGGCGCACGGGCAGAAGGTCAACATCGGGTCCCTCACCCAACTGGTCCTTGAGGGCGCGCCCAGCGCCGACATCCGGGACTTCGTCGAATTCACCACCCGGGTGGGGCTGCCGAATACGCTGACCGAGGTGGGCCTGTCCCCCGACGACGACGAGGACCTGCGGCGGGTGGCAGAAGCTGCAACCGTGACCGGCGAAACCATCCACAATATGCCCTTCCCCGTGGGCGTCGACGACCTCACGAGCGCCCTGAAGTCGATCGAAAGGCTGTCGGCCGGCATCCGTCGCCAGGCGGGCCTGCCCGAACCAGTGCAGTACAAGGCGAAGCACTGA
- a CDS encoding FAD-binding and (Fe-S)-binding domain-containing protein — protein sequence MLDALRAAVADPGQVKTRAIDLHANAHDASHFLLIPQAVVVPSNAAEVGALLRASAAQGIPLTLRAGGTSLSGQAVTDSVLVDVRRNFREIEVLDDGARVRVQPGVTVRALNARLARYGRKFGPDPASEAACTIGGVVANNSSGMNCGTTDNAYRTLESVTVVLPSGTVVDTGAVDADARLRALEPDLHEGLLRLSERLRGNPASVRTVRHQFSMKNTMGYGLNSLLDFQTPADMLAHLIVGSEGTLGFIAEAVFRTIPRPAFAATGLLVFPDLDTATAALPALVDSGAATAELMDAVSLKVGQTLTGAPDVVRGFDILQHCALLVEYSASSTAELDDVQGDQPRLLAGLGLSEPARFSSDPAARASLWQLRKGLYASVSGARPPGTTALLEDVVVPVPALARTCTELTWLFGEHRYSDTVIFGHAKDGNIHFMLTDRFAAPDELERYRAFTEDMVDLVLGENGSLKAEHGTGRMMSPYVRRQYGDELYSVMRELKQLFDPAGMLNPGIILDDDPEAHLRHIKTVPLVAPEVDRCVSCGFCEPVCPSKDITLTPRQRIVTLRAIEQARLDGDTGLVARLENDYDYESVQTCAVDGMCQTACPVEINTGSLVKRLRREDAGPAVNLAWSGAAHRWNLITRGGGLVLDAAAKVPGAVVVPANRLARTVLGHDTVPLYSSDLPSGGARRARATPTAAPDAVYFPACVGTMFGPAGTGSGVQDSFSVLCERAGLSLLVPSGIDGLCCGTPWSSKGMAAGEATMRAKTVAALREATHDGELPIVCDASSCTEGLIGALEHASLELVATGRPPLVVLDAVQFVADRVLPRLGTVEPLESLALHPTCSSTRLGLNPALEAVASAVAGEVLVPETWGCCAFAGDRGMLHPELTASATSRQAVEVAGFNASAHASCNRTCELGMTRATGDDYRHILELLEERTRIPPCD from the coding sequence ATGCTCGATGCCCTGCGGGCGGCAGTCGCCGACCCGGGGCAGGTCAAGACCCGCGCCATCGACCTGCATGCAAACGCGCACGACGCCTCGCATTTCCTCCTCATCCCGCAGGCGGTGGTGGTGCCGTCCAACGCCGCAGAGGTGGGGGCCTTGCTTCGGGCCAGCGCCGCGCAGGGCATTCCGCTGACCCTCCGAGCTGGTGGCACCAGCCTCAGCGGGCAGGCGGTCACCGACAGTGTGCTCGTCGACGTGCGCAGGAACTTCCGGGAGATCGAGGTGCTCGACGACGGCGCCCGGGTGCGGGTCCAGCCGGGCGTCACCGTCCGGGCGCTGAATGCGCGGCTGGCCCGGTATGGGAGGAAGTTCGGGCCCGACCCCGCCAGCGAAGCGGCCTGCACTATCGGCGGGGTGGTGGCAAACAACTCGTCGGGGATGAACTGCGGCACCACGGACAACGCGTACCGGACGCTTGAATCGGTAACGGTGGTGCTGCCCAGCGGCACCGTCGTCGACACCGGGGCCGTCGATGCCGACGCCAGACTGCGGGCCCTCGAACCCGACCTGCATGAGGGGTTGCTGAGGCTATCCGAGCGGCTCCGGGGTAACCCCGCGTCCGTGCGGACGGTACGCCACCAGTTCTCCATGAAGAACACCATGGGATACGGGCTGAACTCCCTGCTGGACTTCCAAACCCCCGCCGACATGCTGGCCCATCTGATCGTGGGCAGTGAGGGCACCCTGGGGTTCATCGCCGAGGCCGTGTTCCGGACCATTCCCCGCCCGGCGTTCGCGGCGACCGGCCTGCTGGTGTTTCCGGATCTGGACACCGCTACTGCAGCCCTGCCTGCCCTGGTCGACTCAGGAGCGGCGACCGCTGAGCTGATGGACGCCGTCTCCCTGAAGGTGGGCCAGACCCTGACGGGGGCTCCCGACGTCGTCCGCGGCTTCGACATTCTGCAGCACTGCGCGCTGCTGGTGGAGTATTCGGCGTCGTCGACGGCTGAACTCGACGACGTGCAGGGCGACCAGCCACGACTACTCGCAGGTCTCGGGCTCAGCGAACCTGCCCGATTCAGCTCCGACCCGGCGGCCCGCGCGAGCCTGTGGCAGTTACGCAAGGGCCTGTATGCGTCGGTGTCCGGTGCCAGGCCGCCGGGCACCACGGCCCTGCTGGAGGATGTGGTGGTCCCTGTCCCGGCGCTGGCCCGGACCTGCACCGAACTGACCTGGCTGTTCGGCGAGCACCGTTACAGCGACACCGTGATCTTCGGGCATGCCAAGGACGGCAACATTCACTTCATGCTCACCGACCGGTTCGCGGCCCCCGACGAACTGGAGCGGTACCGGGCGTTTACCGAGGACATGGTGGACCTGGTGCTGGGTGAGAACGGGTCGCTGAAAGCCGAGCATGGCACCGGGCGAATGATGTCACCCTACGTCCGCCGGCAGTATGGCGATGAGCTGTACTCGGTCATGCGTGAACTCAAGCAGTTGTTCGACCCGGCCGGGATGCTCAACCCGGGGATCATCCTCGACGACGACCCGGAGGCGCACCTCCGCCACATCAAGACCGTGCCATTGGTAGCCCCCGAGGTGGACCGCTGCGTCTCCTGCGGCTTCTGCGAACCCGTCTGTCCCAGCAAGGACATCACCCTCACCCCGCGCCAACGCATCGTGACCCTGCGCGCCATCGAGCAGGCACGGCTCGACGGTGACACCGGCCTGGTGGCGCGGCTCGAGAACGATTACGACTACGAGTCGGTCCAGACCTGCGCCGTCGACGGCATGTGCCAGACCGCGTGCCCGGTGGAGATCAACACGGGATCACTGGTCAAACGGCTGCGCCGCGAGGACGCCGGACCAGCGGTAAATCTGGCATGGAGTGGGGCGGCACACCGGTGGAACCTGATCACGCGCGGGGGCGGGTTGGTGCTCGACGCCGCCGCGAAGGTTCCCGGCGCCGTCGTCGTTCCGGCGAACCGGCTGGCCCGGACGGTGCTGGGCCACGACACGGTGCCCCTCTATTCTTCCGACCTGCCGTCGGGTGGAGCTCGGCGGGCGCGGGCCACCCCCACCGCGGCGCCCGATGCCGTGTACTTTCCGGCCTGCGTCGGGACGATGTTTGGGCCGGCTGGGACCGGGTCGGGGGTACAGGACAGTTTCTCGGTGCTCTGCGAGCGCGCGGGGCTGTCGCTGCTGGTACCGTCCGGGATTGATGGGCTGTGCTGCGGGACGCCGTGGTCGTCGAAGGGCATGGCCGCCGGTGAAGCGACGATGCGGGCGAAAACCGTCGCAGCGTTGCGGGAGGCCACCCACGACGGCGAACTCCCGATCGTCTGCGACGCCTCCTCCTGCACGGAGGGGCTGATCGGCGCGCTTGAGCACGCTTCCCTTGAACTGGTGGCAACCGGCCGGCCACCGCTGGTGGTACTGGACGCGGTGCAGTTTGTGGCCGACCGGGTGCTGCCCCGGCTCGGCACCGTTGAACCGCTCGAGTCGCTGGCACTGCATCCCACGTGTTCCTCGACGCGGCTGGGGCTGAACCCAGCACTGGAGGCAGTGGCCAGCGCCGTCGCGGGTGAAGTACTGGTCCCCGAAACGTGGGGGTGCTGCGCCTTCGCCGGTGACCGCGGGATGCTTCACCCCGAGCTCACCGCGTCCGCCACGAGTCGGCAGGCCGTCGAGGTTGCCGGCTTCAATGCCTCGGCCCACGCCTCGTGCAACCGCACCTGCGAACTCGGCATGACCCGGGCTACCGGGGACGATTATCGCCATATCCTTGAGCTACTAGAGGAGAGAACGAGGATCCCCCCATGCGACTGA
- a CDS encoding MBL fold metallo-hydrolase, whose amino-acid sequence MRLIAENCYQLERSRGSNGYVVSGNGSTAIIDPGMRGGYTGLLEELRDAEPVIGPVTHILLTHYDADHSRVVKQLQQTLKVPVWLGAADAAILRGEVPPPTRFRRFLARAFPSQYPAEVRELTGEQSIFEGLTAFPTPGHTPGHLAFQFGEVLFSGDAVMVSKSGELSQFYRLSITDKAQARRTEELLRARIAGGGVRWVCAGHNAPAKTGIARG is encoded by the coding sequence ATGCGACTGATCGCCGAGAACTGCTACCAACTGGAACGGTCCCGAGGCTCGAACGGCTACGTGGTCAGCGGCAACGGGTCGACGGCGATCATCGACCCGGGCATGCGCGGCGGGTACACCGGGTTGTTGGAGGAGCTGCGCGACGCCGAACCAGTGATAGGCCCGGTCACCCACATCCTGCTGACCCATTACGACGCCGACCACTCCCGCGTAGTGAAGCAACTGCAACAGACCCTCAAGGTGCCGGTGTGGCTGGGCGCTGCGGATGCCGCGATCCTGCGCGGCGAGGTTCCGCCGCCGACCCGTTTCCGGCGGTTCCTTGCCAGGGCCTTTCCCTCCCAGTATCCGGCGGAGGTCAGGGAACTGACCGGCGAGCAAAGCATCTTCGAGGGCCTCACCGCCTTCCCGACGCCGGGACACACCCCCGGGCACCTGGCGTTCCAGTTTGGTGAGGTGCTGTTCTCAGGCGATGCAGTGATGGTCTCCAAATCCGGAGAGCTCAGCCAGTTTTACCGCCTGTCGATCACCGATAAGGCGCAGGCACGGCGAACGGAGGAGCTGCTGCGCGCCCGGATCGCGGGCGGGGGCGTCCGGTGGGTCTGCGCCGGGCACAACGCACCCGCCAAGACCGGGATTGCCCGGGGCTAG